Proteins found in one Populus alba chromosome 14, ASM523922v2, whole genome shotgun sequence genomic segment:
- the LOC118039656 gene encoding protein LOW PSII ACCUMULATION 1, chloroplastic, translated as MASFMGLFPYNMAGPLNFNHHNNYKYQIGNHRNSALFSCIDHNLTQHMLSCKRQSCSTTTITCSAANKPSPSTEVSSTAKIRSEVLSPFRSVRMFFYLAFIASGALGGLIATTRLIAALANPSRAAEVPEILKGLGIDIGAAAIFAFLYYRENKAKNVQLARLSREENLSNLKLRVDEKKIISVSSLRGVARLVICAGPAPFILESFKLSEPFTQSLLDRGVLVVPFASNGNLPSFEFDEGEEMKELTTKRKRLWQLAPIYVSEWSNWLDEQKKLAGVSPESPVYLSLRMDGRVRGSGVGYPPWNAFVAQLPPAKGMWSGLLDGMDGRVL; from the exons ATGGCTTCTTTCATGGGTCTCTTTCCCTACAACATGGCTGGACCCCTTAACTTCAATCACCACAACAACTACAAATACCAAATTGGCAATCACAGAAACAGTGCACTGTTCTCTTGTATTGATCATAATTTAACACAACACATGCTAAGCTGCAAGAGGCAAAGTTGTTCCACTACCACCATCACCTGCTCTGCTGCAAACAAACCCTCTCCGTCTACTGAAGTCAG CTCTACAGCCAAGATAAGGAGTGAAGTTCTATCTCCATTTCGGTCTGTCCGGATGTTTTTCTACCTAGCTTTTATTGCAAGTGGTGCTTTGGGAGGATTAATAGCAACCACACGACTGATTGCTGCTCTAGCAAATCCATCAAGAGCAGCTGAAGTACCTGAGATACTGAAAGGTCTGGGCATAGACATTGGAGCAGCAGCTATCTTCGCATTCCTATATTACAGGGAGAACAAAGCTAAAAATGTACAACTGGCTAGGCTGTCAAGAGAGGAAAACCTTTCAAATCTTAAGCTCCGTGTGGATGAAAAGAAGATCATTTCTGTGAGCTCTTTGAGGGGTGTTGCTCGTCTTGTAATCTGTGCTGGCCCTGCACCTTTCATTTTAGAATCTTTTAAACTTAGTGAGCCTTTCACTCAGAGCCTTTTGGATAGAGGGGTGCTTGTGGTTCCATTTGCTTCAAATGGGAATTTACCTAGTTTTGAGTTTGACGAGGGTGAGGAGATGAAGGAGCTTACCACCAAGAGGAAGAGACTCTGGCAGCTGGCTCCTATCTATGTTTCTGAATGGTCCAA CTGGTTAGATGAACAGAAGAAGCTGGCTGGCGTCTCCCCTGAATCTCCTGT GTATTTGTCTCTGCGTATGGATGGCCGTGTCCGTGGAAGTGGTGTTGGTTACCCCCCTTGGAATGCTTTTGTCGCCCAATTACCACCAGCAAAGGGGATGTGGTCAGGTCTTCTTGATGGCATGGATGGAAGAGTTCTTTag
- the LOC118039655 gene encoding receptor-like serine/threonine-protein kinase ALE2 — translation MHTLTTSLLVLCWSSFVFACLGHPLLHVYLSPLPPSWRLSVKDIFVQHGMSAAMSLSFARSRPSHSHVVQPSLGPSLSPAPSPAHQDFLPVPHSAPLPRRHGGHHSHHRPVKPAVTAPSPSEEQSCDQICTEPLTTVPFGSPCGCVFPMKVRLLLDVAPYAVFPVLRELESEVAAGTYLEESQVKIMGAGADSQNQGKTVVDIYLVPLGEKFDNTTATLTYDRFWKKKVPLNITLFGNYEVIYISYPGIPSSSPYPNYMGSGPSGSTRDLPITANFVNKNQRMNLRTIVIITLSAFVVLVVFIGAIAIVIRWRKSGRPSSAVGPAFTSSINKRSGIGSFLSSSIASSTPMSLMSNMASCMLSVKTFTFTELEKATDKFSSKRILGEGGFGRVFDGSMEDGTEVAVKLLTRNNQNGDREFIAEVEMLSRLHHRNLVKLIGICIEGRTRCLVYELVRNGSVESHLHGVDNNKGPLDWDARLKIALGAARGLAYLHEDSNPRVIHRDFKASNVLLEEDFTPKVSDFGLAREATEGSRHISTRVMGTFGYVAPEYAMTGHLLVKSDVYSYGVVLLELLSGRKPVDMSQPPGQENLVTWARPLLTSREGLEQLVDPSLAGSYDFDDMAKVAAIASMCVHSEVANRPFMGEVVQALKLIYNDTDETCGDYCSQKESSVLESDFKGDLVPLDSSWWNAGGISPQLTYGRASSFITMQYSSGPLEEMENRPFSASSLDGDRLSLPLHGNRSGPLKTVRSKPAFYRLRGSMSEHGGLLSRRFWNDGYWV, via the exons ATGCATACCTTGACGACGTCGCTGCTTGTTCTTTGCTGGTCTAGctttgtttttgcttgtttag GACATCCATTACTTCATGTGTATTTGTCTCCTTTGCCACCAAGTTGGCGATTATCTGTGAAAGACATTTTTGTGCAACACG GAATGTCAGCTGCAATGAGTTTGTCATTTGCTCGATCACGACCATCTCATAGTCATGTGGTTCAGCCTTCTTTGGGCCCTTCCCTCTCACCTGCACCTTCTCCAGCACATCAAG ATTTTCTCCCTGTTCCTCATAGTGCACCCTTACCAAGACGTCATGGTGGCCATCACAGTCATCATCGCCCTGTGAAACCTGCTGTGACTGCTCCATCCCCTTCAGAAGAGCAAA GCTGTGACCAAATATGCACTGAGCCACTCACTACAGTTCCCTTTGGCTCACCTTGTGGCTGTGTTTTTCCTATGAAAGTCAGACTTCTCCTAGATGTGGCACCGTATGCAGTTTTTCCTGTTTTGAGAGAACTAGAGAGTGAAGTTGCAGCAGGCACGTATCTGGAAGAGAGTCAGGTGAAAATAATGGGTGCAGGTGCTGATAGTCAAAATCAGGGGAAAACTGTGGTGGATATCTACTTGGTTCCACTTGGAGAGAAGTTTGATAATACTACGGCAACACTTACATATGATagattttggaaaaagaaagtgCCTTTAAATATAACTCTTTTTGGTAATTATGAAGTAATATACATTAGTTATCCAG GGATTCCTTCTTCATCACCATATCCAAACTACATGGGGAGTGGTCCAAGTGGGAGTACCAGGGATCTCCCCATCACTGCTAATTTTGTAAACAAGAACCAGAGGATGAATCTTAGAACCATCGTCATCATTACTCTGTCAGCATTTGTGGTTTTAGTGGTTTTCATTGGAGCAATTGCCATTGTCATAAGATGGAGAAAATCTGGAAGACCATCAAGTGCTGTTGGTCCGGCATTCACGTCCTCTATAAATAAAAGATCTG GCATTGGGTCTTTCTTGTCAAGTAGCATTGCAAGCTCAACACCAATGTCCCTCATGTCCAACATGGCTTCGTGTATGCTCTCTGTCAAAACATTTACATTCACTGAGCTTGAGAAGGCAACAGACAAGTTCAGTTCAAAGAGAATTTTAGGTGAAGGAGGATTTGGACGTGTTTTTGATGGGAGTATGGAAGATGGAACTGAAGTTGCTGTTAAGCTGCTTACGAGGAACAATCAGAATGGAGACCGTGAATTTATTGCTGAAGTTGAAATGCTGAGTCGGTTGCATCACCGCAACCTCGTGAAACTCATTGGCATATGTATTGAAGGGCGCACACGCTGCTTGGTGTATGAACTTGTTCGGAATGGCAGTGTAGAATCACACTTGCATG GTGTTGACAATAATAAGGGACCTCTTGACTGGGATGCACGGTTGAAGATTGCCCTTGGAGCAGCTAGGGGATTGGCTTATCTTCATGAAGATTCTAATCCTCGTGTAATTCATCGAGATTTTAAGGCTAGTAATGTTTTACTAGAAGAGGACTTCACCCCGAAGGTCTCTGATTTTGGCTTGGCGAGGGAAGCAACGGAAGGAAGTCGTCATATTTCTACCAGGGTGATGGGAACTTTTGG GTACGTTGCCCCTGAATATGCAATGACAGGGCATCTACTTGTAAAGAGTGATGTTTATAGTTATGGGGTTGTGCTGCTTGAGCTTCTATCTGGAAGAAAACCCGTGGATATGTCGCAACCCCCGGGACAGGAAAATCTAGTGACTTGGGCACGCCCACTGCTAACTAGTAGAGAAGGATTGGAGCAGTTGGTGGATCCTTCCCTGGCAGGAAGCTATGACTTTGATGATATGGCTAAAGTGGCAGCCATTGCTTCCATGTGTGTTCACTCAGAGGTGGCTAACAGGCCATTCATGGGTGAAGTTGTGCAGGCTCTGAAGCTGATATATAATGACACAGATGAGACTTGCGGAGACTACTGCAGTCAGAAGGAGTCTTCTGTTCTGGAATCTGACTTTAAAGGCGATCTCGTTCCTTTGGACAGTAGCTGGTGGAATGCCGGTGGGATCTCCCCTCAGTTAACTTATGGGAGAGCCTCTTCTTTCATTACGATGCAGTACAGTTCAGGTCCACTTGAAGAGATGGAAAACAGACCGTTTTCAGCTTCAAGTTTAGACGGGGATCGGTTGTCTTTGCCGTTACATGGGAACCGGTCTGGTCCCTTGAAAACAGTAAGAAGTAAACCAGCCTTTTATAGATTAAGGGGCAGCATGAGTGAACATGGGGGGCTCCTGTCAAGGCGTTTTTGGAATGATGGATATTGGGTTTGA